Sequence from the Bacillus thuringiensis genome:
AACTTGCAAAGGTAGGATCTTTAAAACAACGGGAGCAATGGAAGAAAAAGGGGATTAATCTATTGGTACATAACGAGGGTTCTGCTGATATCTTTAGTGATATTCAGTTTATTGAACGTGTAGAGACAAACTTAAACGCTATTGAATATTTGTTTATTCGAGATTTAATTAGAACACATGGATTAATCGGGCAGTATATCCGCGGGGAGGCTCGTTTGGACTCTCATGTTGATTTAATTAACACGTATAAAGAAGAATACGGAGACGTTAGGTTAAAGGAGATTCTATACTATCTTAATCAATGCATTATTGAGGGCGTATCAAAAGCTTTGTGGAGTGAAGTGAAGAACGATGTGAAAATTACAATTGATGGTTTGTTTGACGGTTATATGGAGCCATTTACTTCTCGCATACATAGACTCACGCCAAAACATAAGGAGTCAGCATTTGAAAAAGATATAATTATGGGGAGCGAGAAGAGTGACGTTCAAACATTCTTATCTGATAAGGATTTGTGGTATGTAGAACCGTCTATGCATGCTCTTAGCTTTGAGGATATTTGGACAGTTTTTGTTATGTTAAAGAATGAGATAGGCACTAGAAAAGTTCAGCATATACATTTCGAGAAATTGATGCAACAGCTGCATTATGATTTCAAAGGCGAAAAAAAGGACAACGTGTATCGTAAGCGGGTTATTGAGAAGTATCTACGGGAGTACCGTGAGAACGAGAAACCGAATACAACGCATGTTTCTTTTGAGGTTAAAGTCGATGAAGATATGAAGACTGCGTATGTGTCGTTTCAGTTTTCTGCTGTAGGTGAGGCGTTAATTACCTTCTGTGTAGAGGCAGAAAAGATAGATATGATGCATGCTCGGGCAAATGTGCTGCTGTTTGATTTCTTCGGGTTACGAAAGGATGCATATGATAGATTCCATAACGAAGAAGTTTATTTGGAGCATATGAATAGCTCGGCTGATGATAAACGAATTATTCTTGATTATATAAAGGGAGATACGATTGTAGATGTCGGAGCTGGTGGTGGTGTCATGCTAAACATGATTGAAGAAGAGACCGAGAATAAACGAATCTACGGTATCGATATTTCTGAAAATGTGATTGATACGTTGAAAAAGAAGAAGCAGAACGAGGGGCGTTCTTGGGACGTCATTAAAGGAGATGCAATCAACCTAAGCAGCTCGTTTGAAAAAGAATCGGTTGATACGATTGTATATTCTTCTATCCTTCATGAGCTGTTCTCTTATATCGAGTATGAAGGTAAGAAATTCAATCATGAAGTAATTAAAAAAGGACTGCAGAGTGCCTATGAGGTGTTAAAGCGAGGAGGTCGTATTATCATTCGTGATGGCATCATGACCGAAGATAAAAAGTTAATGCGGTTGATTCGTTTTAAAGATGCAGGCGGAATGAAATTCTTAGAGCAGTATGCCCATGAATTTAAGGGGCGTATAATCCAGTATGAGGTAATTGCAGAAAATACAGTCAAAATACCTGTTAACGATGCAATGGAGTTCTTATATACATATACCTGGGGAGAGGACTCCTTCGTTCATGAAGTGCAGGAGCAGTTTGGAATCTTTACGCCAAACGATTATAAGGATTTTGTAAAGAGTATCTTTGGAGATAAAGTAAACATCGTTCAAGCTATGAACTATTTGCAGGATGGATATACAAACCATCTTAGCGAGAAAATCGAGTTTACAGATGAGTCTGGGAATGTGGTTGCGCTACCAGATAGTACGTTCTTTATGGTTTTAGAAAAGAGGCAATGATGTTGAAAACCTTTAAAAATATAATTTTAAAAAACTGAATTTAATAGTCTTCAGTTAAAGAGCGTGTTTTTAGAGTAACGAAAAATTCCTAATTTCTTAATTTTATACCGAGAAACATATCTAAGTGGGGTATTGGCGATTAAAACCGGGAATATTAGAACAACATCGCTAGCTGAAATTTATCGAAACGCTCTTGTGTTTCAAAA
This genomic interval carries:
- a CDS encoding class I SAM-dependent methyltransferase, which gives rise to MKSIEVLNTYIEGISVAIPTWLKHLIEAEEIHQNYENVQALGALKTDAVLYYVHRTLQVLDGLPLDEEAYRIIEKVLTYSELAKVGSLKQREQWKKKGINLLVHNEGSADIFSDIQFIERVETNLNAIEYLFIRDLIRTHGLIGQYIRGEARLDSHVDLINTYKEEYGDVRLKEILYYLNQCIIEGVSKALWSEVKNDVKITIDGLFDGYMEPFTSRIHRLTPKHKESAFEKDIIMGSEKSDVQTFLSDKDLWYVEPSMHALSFEDIWTVFVMLKNEIGTRKVQHIHFEKLMQQLHYDFKGEKKDNVYRKRVIEKYLREYRENEKPNTTHVSFEVKVDEDMKTAYVSFQFSAVGEALITFCVEAEKIDMMHARANVLLFDFFGLRKDAYDRFHNEEVYLEHMNSSADDKRIILDYIKGDTIVDVGAGGGVMLNMIEEETENKRIYGIDISENVIDTLKKKKQNEGRSWDVIKGDAINLSSSFEKESVDTIVYSSILHELFSYIEYEGKKFNHEVIKKGLQSAYEVLKRGGRIIIRDGIMTEDKKLMRLIRFKDAGGMKFLEQYAHEFKGRIIQYEVIAENTVKIPVNDAMEFLYTYTWGEDSFVHEVQEQFGIFTPNDYKDFVKSIFGDKVNIVQAMNYLQDGYTNHLSEKIEFTDESGNVVALPDSTFFMVLEKRQ